The following is a genomic window from Candidatus Binataceae bacterium.
GGAATTTTCAGGTTGGGGTGATCCGGCCCCCGCTGGCCCCAAACCTCGAAGTGGGGGAATTCGAGCATCCAGGCTGCCAGATCGACCGAATGGCAGGCGTGATGCCACAGCAGATGGTCGCGCCAGGTGCGCGGCTTGCCGAACATGTTCAAGTCCGTGCGGCGCATGAAATAGGTTTCAACCACCAGGTGATAGAGGTGAAAGCGTCCCTCGTGCATTTGCCGGCGCAGCTCGCGATGGGCGGGGGAAAAGCGGCGCGAATGGCAGACCATGCACGTCAGGCCGCTCTTACGCTGCATTTCCACCACCCGTTTTGAATCCGCCAGGGACAGCGCCATCGGAATTTCCAACAGCACGTGCTTGTCCATGGACATCGCCAGCAGCGCCTGCTCGGCGTGCAGCCCCGTGGGGGTAGCCAGAATTACCGCCTCGACTCCGGGTTGTCTCAGGCAGGTCCGCAAATCGAGCGACCAGTGGGGAATTTTCCACTGCTCGGCAAAGGCCCGCGTGTCCTGCTCGATACCCCCGGCCAGGCTCACTACTTCGACACCCTCCAGCTTGGAGAGCACCTGCATATGGGTCAGGCCCATTCCGCCTTCGCCCGCCAGACAGACTTTCACCTCTAAGGCCCTCCAAAAAGCATCAGGCTTGCGCTTCCGCCCAGCGGTCGCTTCGCCCGGCACGCGGTCGGAAGTGCCTCGCGCCAAGCGAAGCGCCAGCCTTGGCTCCGTCAACCGCGCGAGGTCAGGAAGCCAAGCTTATCGTGCGACCGCGCGCCAGTCCGCATCGGCCGCGATGATCGCGTCCTGAGCCTCCAGCGTATCCCAGCGGATGGGTTGCTGCAGCCCCACGGTGGGCTCGCCCTTGGCGTGGCGGCGTACCGCTTCGAGCAGCATTCGGCGCGCCCGGTTGATCGAGGTATCGCTGGAGCCCAGGTACTCG
Proteins encoded in this region:
- a CDS encoding Gfo/Idh/MocA family oxidoreductase; translated protein: MKVCLAGEGGMGLTHMQVLSKLEGVEVVSLAGGIEQDTRAFAEQWKIPHWSLDLRTCLRQPGVEAVILATPTGLHAEQALLAMSMDKHVLLEIPMALSLADSKRVVEMQRKSGLTCMVCHSRRFSPAHRELRRQMHEGRFHLYHLVVETYFMRRTDLNMFGKPRTWRDHLLWHHACHSVDLAAWMLEFPHFEVWGQRGPDHPNLKIPMDMSIAMRSASGVLVTMAMSFNNRGPFGAFYRYIGEEETYHVFRDELADGDRKPVTLQGLGAFEAQDREFFAALQGARLPEASVGSCLPAMALLDRIEACFAPR